One stretch of Nitrospirota bacterium DNA includes these proteins:
- a CDS encoding ABC transporter substrate-binding protein: ISADGRQYVFYIRRGVKFSNGREVTAGDFKYSFERLLQPQTKSPNTWALDRIKGAKDFIDGRAKDVSGIKTVDKYKLVIALEKPFAPFLSLLCMTAAYVVPKEDVEKWGADFSTHSSGTGPFVLKAWKHNQYLMLEARDDYFEGNPAIKGIVYSIIPEDLTAAAEFESGNLDVMSIPAAEFRRYSNSEKWKSLVSGASGINTYYLGFNCDRPLFNNPLLRKAVNHAIDRGKILRTIYEARGVPASGPVPPALKSWAVPDMYPYDPEKAKSLLKEAGYPAGIKIKIYLTADQEVLDILEVIQGYLMNVGIEAELRQLEWSAYKAAINSGEPDAFWLSWWADYPDPENFLFPLFHSSNFGPAGNRARFKNKEVDALIEKGQGSIDKKRRDEYYEKAEKLIVDSAPWVFFWHKKEFTVRQPRVKNYKIYPIYSIDKGMEIELRVMKDEG; the protein is encoded by the coding sequence ATATCCGCAGACGGCAGGCAGTATGTTTTTTATATTAGAAGGGGAGTAAAATTCTCAAATGGCAGGGAGGTCACTGCCGGTGACTTCAAGTATTCATTTGAAAGACTGCTCCAGCCTCAGACAAAATCCCCGAATACATGGGCGCTGGACAGGATAAAAGGCGCAAAGGACTTTATTGACGGCAGGGCTAAGGATGTCTCAGGAATAAAAACAGTAGATAAATACAAACTCGTTATTGCCCTTGAAAAGCCGTTTGCTCCTTTTCTGAGCCTTCTTTGCATGACTGCCGCATATGTAGTGCCAAAAGAGGACGTTGAAAAATGGGGCGCTGATTTTTCAACACATTCCTCGGGCACAGGTCCATTTGTTCTCAAGGCATGGAAGCACAACCAATACCTTATGCTGGAGGCAAGGGACGATTATTTTGAAGGAAATCCGGCTATAAAGGGTATAGTGTACAGCATTATTCCTGAGGACCTGACTGCTGCCGCGGAGTTTGAATCAGGAAACCTTGATGTAATGTCAATACCTGCGGCTGAATTCAGACGCTATTCAAATAGTGAAAAATGGAAGAGCCTTGTTTCCGGCGCTTCAGGGATAAATACTTATTATCTCGGGTTCAACTGCGACAGGCCGCTGTTTAACAACCCTCTTCTGCGAAAAGCAGTCAACCATGCGATAGACAGAGGGAAAATATTAAGGACTATTTATGAGGCAAGGGGTGTGCCGGCTTCAGGACCCGTGCCGCCGGCGCTGAAATCATGGGCTGTTCCTGACATGTATCCGTATGATCCTGAGAAGGCTAAATCCCTGCTGAAAGAGGCAGGGTATCCGGCAGGCATTAAAATAAAAATTTACCTGACTGCGGATCAGGAGGTTCTTGATATTTTAGAAGTCATTCAGGGGTATCTGATGAATGTCGGGATTGAGGCTGAACTCAGACAGCTTGAATGGAGCGCTTATAAGGCGGCAATCAATTCTGGGGAGCCTGATGCGTTTTGGCTTAGCTGGTGGGCTGACTACCCTGACCCTGAAAATTTTTTGTTCCCTCTTTTTCATTCGTCAAATTTCGGCCCCGCAGGCAACAGGGCAAGATTTAAAAATAAAGAGGTAGACGCATTGATAGAAAAAGGGCAGGGCAGTATTGATAAGAAAAGGCGGGACGAATATTATGAAAAGGCGGAAAAACTCATTGTTGATTCGGCGCCGTGGGTATTCTTCTGGCACAAAAAGGAATTTACAGTAAGACAGCCCCGGGTTAAAAATTATAAAATTTACCCGATTTACAGTATTGACAAGGGGATGGAGATAGAGTTAAGAGTTATGAAGGATGAAGGTTGA
- a CDS encoding zinc-binding dehydrogenase, with translation MAHVLQSTGCNLIVVGKHKNKLALLEESGIQTVLLDNFKKSMFDVVVEASGNPSGLELGIECTKPRGTLVLKSTYASAFNFNPFPIVVNEITVVGSRCGRFSEAIKFLQAHKLPLEKYSSSVFDLKDAVSAFEFAGKPETLKVLLRIQPSSFITLNSISIPLSIL, from the coding sequence ATGGCCCATGTCCTGCAATCCACGGGCTGTAATCTCATTGTTGTTGGAAAACACAAAAATAAACTTGCCTTATTAGAAGAAAGCGGAATTCAGACAGTTCTTTTAGATAATTTTAAAAAATCCATGTTTGACGTTGTAGTTGAGGCCTCAGGCAATCCATCGGGGCTTGAACTGGGGATTGAATGCACAAAACCAAGGGGAACGCTTGTGCTAAAAAGCACATATGCCTCTGCATTTAATTTCAATCCATTCCCCATTGTCGTGAATGAAATAACAGTGGTAGGCTCAAGATGCGGAAGGTTTAGCGAAGCAATTAAATTTTTACAGGCACATAAACTTCCCCTTGAAAAATACAGCAGCAGCGTCTTTGACCTGAAAGACGCCGTTTCCGCATTTGAATTTGCCGGAAAACCGGAAACCCTCAAAGTCTTACTTCGTATTCAACCTTCATCCTTCATAACTCTTAACTCTATCTCCATCCCCTTGTCAATACTGTAA